The DNA region tttcagtgcagctgtttgttctgcttttaaagaaaatatacatttcagttcgttcaacacatttaccatagcagtttcaaaatcagtggCCATGTTGGTTGTTCATGAAATGCATTCACTCCGCTCCTATTCTGATGATGTGCCCTCCCCAAAGTAACAAACAGTTGTTTGGCCCGGTAAGCTTTAACCGATGCCAGAATGCGCCTTTATGAttgcatggccagactgatctgcgGAGCGAAATAGAACATGAGCTCGCGAGATTAGAACCGTTTCACCAGGCTAGTGAAATCCTGGGACTGTTCAATCAACTTGACATAAACACTGCTCTAGGTTTTCTTTATCCAGCTAGATTTCCGCAAAGTCAAATATTCTAAGAATCAGCAGTTAGAAAAACAGCAAGAGATCACGTTATTTCTAGTTTAAAGTTACAAAAAGGGCAAAGAAATGACTTTAAATTCCTTCAACCAACAAATCCATCCAACCTACATTCATGCCTGCGTCACGTGTGTGTTATGTGGCATATAATGTTTTTGGGTAAACTATTCCTTTATACACATGCAATTCCAGCAGGTGACTTAACAAAACTACAAGTTTATGTCAGGGTGAGCACACACCATGTTTAGAAGACACACCTTTCACAGCTACTCTCTGGATCATCTGGGCGTAGTTGAGTCCCAGCACATTCCATGAATCTTCacgcacacaaaaacaaacactcaccATCGTGCAGCCTTTTGGCCTCTTTCTGCAAGGCCAAGCCAGAAGAGTAGGCCTCTATGCATCCTCTGCTGCCACACGGACACTCTGGGCCTTCCAGTGAAACCATGATGTGGCCCAGCTCTGCAGCACAGAAGGTGCTGCCGTGGACCAGCTCATTGTTATGGATGATCCCTCCTCCAATACCTACACACAGAGGCAAGGTATTTACTTCTTCAGATTGTCAGTGCAATTAAGTAACTGATTTGAGTAGTTAAAGGCAGTCAGTGCAGTAAGATGAGGCTATAATGATGATTACAATTTGCTGTATGATACAGGGCTCATGACATTTAGTATGACAAAATATACTGACTAGGCTCAGTTAAGAGACTTAAAAAGATGATGCCCCCTATCCTCCACTGCatagttgtttattttttatattaggATTATGACAATTTTACAAAATGTAATTCCTTGCACCAAGCCTGTTTAAACTGATGATGAATGACCAgatgtgtgaatgaatgaaaagatCCTGACTCACCAGTTCCTGTGATGACAGTGACAAAGTTCTCAACCCCCTTTCCTTGACCAAACTTTCTCTCAGCCAACGCAGCACAGTTGCCATCATTGTCGACCCAGACAGGTAGGTGCAGGGCGTCTGAGATGGGTGTTCTCAGGTCCACCGAGGACCACTCCTGGATCAGCTTTGTGGAGTTTACGACCACGCCTTCTTGTGGGTTTACACGTCCACCCGTGGACACTCCTACAATGTAGGTGAGAGATGTTAGAAGAGCTACAAGATGATAGTTTTATGGTGTTTTTGTCAGCATCAAAGCCACATATTCATTAAGTAATGTGAGTGTCTTTTCATACCAACACCGAGAATTCTACAGTTGAGGCAGACAGCGTCCCGCATGGCATCTGCACACATCTTTAAAATGAGCTGCATCCTGGCCTCGATGGTCTTTGGATTTGGCTGAGTATTTTTCTTTACTATTTTACCCTggacagagaaacagagtggtggtggggaaaaaaaagggaagaagaagaacatgaaGCAGATTTTATACAAGATGGCAAAGTTGAATCACAGTGAAGACACAGACTGCACCTGAATTTCCATACTAACAAGCTATTTAGTAGGCTAGAAGGGTATTTGAGATGTTTTAGTATGTCTGAAATAGTAACCAACAGTAACCAGTGTTACAGTACGCAAACCCTAAACACTTCACTGGCATATGCATCCCACAATATGTAACAGTGGACAGCGACCGAGGCAGCTCTTTAACTTTGtaaggttttgttgttttaatcaaAGCTTTATTGACAGCCATTTAAAACGAAACACCTTCAAGACccagcccgggttcgaatccagtctgtggccctttgctgcatgtcatccccccccacacttacctgtcctgtccattaatgCTAAAATGCCCTAAAgaatatatttaattaaaaaaaaaaaaaaaaaaaaggagctaCAGCTACATCGAAAAGATTACAGTATATGCAGCATACCGTCATACTGACGATTGCCACCCTGAGGTTGGTCCCTCCCAGGTCAATAGCCAGAGCGCTCTGTGTCTCCAGGATGTGATCGATGTCCTGGGAGATGCAGTCTTTCACCGGGGGGAAACAGAAAGTCTTCTGGAGCGGCTCGTCCAGGTCAATGGTACGTATAAACTTGAGAATACGGGCTACTGCGTTGCCATCGCCATAAATCTTAGAGCTGATGAGAAACAGAAATGCACTTGTGTTTATATGTCATCATTATAAAACagatatattgtacatatttatatagtattttttcatattttgttgtaatttcTTCTATTCTTAACTATAAAGCTGTGACAGGAGTTAACTCAACTAACTTCAACTTTACATTTCACTTGTTGCTATAAGTTACCCTTCATAATATGCAGAGCAAAAATGTACACTTAGAATACAGATTCGGTGCTTTTAgaacaagagagaaaaaaggaaaagaggcTCTACAAGCAAAACTGGAGGACAAAGACCCGTTAAGACAGATCGACAGTATATAGATCATACCAGGGGTATCTCTTTCCAAACTGCAGCTCCAGAGCGTGGAAGATCTTATTATGAGTGTCTGCATCTCTGACATGTAGGACATTTTCACCTGGCAAAGAGAGACACATCATCCGTATACAGTAGATGTTGAAGGGAAACTTTCactttcaacctggaccccattttcctgtctttgtgtctaagtgatgTATGGGAACAACAGTGTTTTAAAGTGATCCAGTATAGAGCAAGATCACTAAAGTCAGCAGTGGTGAagcaggctgcaatgtaacgaCATGGACATTTGGCACTGTTAATGTACATCCACTAGAagtacttgtttttgccactcacatgctcacattattattattacagatgtctgacaacattatggaaaggatccctacagtgacagatgtttttgtttaagagtgaaatcctttttgtttaaccggAAACAGCCCAGAactctatttaaaaaaaacagtaattttatcattgtaaaacacactggtttgtttgaaataaatccttaattcacccagttagatgtgaaaatattctggctCTGTACACACTAAAATTGGTcttaatttaaatggagtctggtgggtatAAACAGTCCTTGCAGAGCTGCACCTTACTACAGCATGTGCGATGCCTCATTAGTGATTTAATCCATCTCTTGACCTTCCTCAGTCAGAGAGTAAGTCCGGACAAAAATTGTGGCAGAGGCAGCATGTAATTATCAAACATACCTGTTTCTCTTCCAGTTTGCCTTGTTCCCAGGTTAATGACAGGTGTGCCAAAGGCCCCGGCCTCTCGTACCCCACAGCTGCTGTTTCCGATCATGCAGCCGGCGTGGCACACCAGCTGGATGAACTGCTCAAAGGGAATGTGCTTCACTGCCCGGAAGTTGGGATGCTGCTCAATGCCCTTCTTACGCATCACACGCACCATCTccttacttcctgtttacatacagAAAGAAGGGGCTGTTCAAGTGACACAGAACAGCCTGGAATAACACAAAGGACCCAAAGGAAGCAGTAAGTGAAACTAACCGGCATCAATGTTAGGGAAGAGGATGAGAGTCTTTTTGTTGAAAGAAAGCAGAGCATCCAGCATCAGCCCGTAGATTTTAATAGAGTGCTGGATGTCAGTGGTAACTGGGTGCTGCAAAGCCACGATGTAGTCACCCTCCTGCACCTTGTCACCTGCAACATGAATGAACACCCGACACATCACATACAAACATATTTCAATGCCTCACACTTTATTTCTGTCCCGTGACTGTATCCCTACGTACCCAGCCAGCTCTTGATGATATCCATGTAGTCGTCTCTGTGATTATTCGATAGCAGCTTATCATATGAAGGGCAGCCGGCCAGCAGGATGCGAGAGTGGTCCTCGCACATGGCTATGAggtgctgctctgctctgcgtGTGCAGCAGGCATGGTAATGGGCTAGCTTACTGATGGCGTGGCGGATTGAGTCATCGATTGTACCGCTGACCTgggaaaaagacaaataaaagatACATGTTATTTGTTCTTTGGTAATATTACTACAAAGTCTTGCAGGCAGGTGCATCGGATCAAAAACTGACTGTAAAAGAACCATAAATTCCTGCACTATTATTATATCAATCCATTATTGTATTTTGTGCCACTCTTAGGAAGACAAGAAAACATATGGCTGCATACTATACACACGGTGCGTGGTGTGACTAGAACTTATCTCTCATATTCTCGAGCCCTGcctcctcacctctcctccctccagaTGAAGTATTCTAATGTTCATCAGTGCTGCAGCAGTTGCTAGGGCCAGTGCATCAAAACGGTCCCCATGGACGACCAGGATGTCAGGGTGCAGCCTCTGTAGGACATCAGGGAGTTTCACAAGTGCCAGCCCAACACTCTCCACCATGGCAgcctcatcctctcctctcacaATGGTGTGGAGCTTGGAGCCGATGTCAAAGTCATCCTGCTCGATCATACGAAAAGTGTTCCTGCGGAGCAGAAAGTAGGAAAAGAGCAAGTCAGCGAAAAACCTGAGTTTCACAATGAACATCTGTGGGCAATTATGGAATGTTGTATTGGCTGGTGCATTACACTTTAGACACTACTTTACTGTTTTGCAACATCTGTAACAAGCTTTTGCTTTTTTAGAAGGACGCCTTAGTGCCAGTTGGACATACCCGTAATCATCGATGAGATGTGAGCCAAGCACCACAACTTCCAGATCAAACTCGTCAGGGTGGCTTTTGAGCCCAAACATGATGGGGGCCAGCTTGGAGTAGTCCGCTCTGTTGCATGTTGCGACACACACCCTCAACTTCCTCTTACACTACACCAAATGGAGGGTTAAagaccaaacaaacacacagagacaccattAGTTgagcacataaaaacacacccCTCTCTCCACTAGTTATGTTTAATTATTCAAATACAAATGACTGAAAATAATAACTTCACTTCACATAATGTTCTAAATAAACCCTCATTTTCATACAGAACCAAAGACGTGAAGCCATACCTGATTGTCCTCGTCTGtctttctcctctccatcttttctCTGTTCCTCTGCATTCTCAGATAGTAAAGCTCCTAAAAAA from Epinephelus fuscoguttatus linkage group LG3, E.fuscoguttatus.final_Chr_v1 includes:
- the gne gene encoding bifunctional UDP-N-acetylglucosamine 2-epimerase/N-acetylmannosamine kinase isoform X2, with translation MEKQTGPLRINPHELYYLRMQRNREKMERRKTDEDNQCKRKLRVCVATCNRADYSKLAPIMFGLKSHPDEFDLEVVVLGSHLIDDYGNTFRMIEQDDFDIGSKLHTIVRGEDEAAMVESVGLALVKLPDVLQRLHPDILVVHGDRFDALALATAAALMNIRILHLEGGEVSGTIDDSIRHAISKLAHYHACCTRRAEQHLIAMCEDHSRILLAGCPSYDKLLSNNHRDDYMDIIKSWLGDKVQEGDYIVALQHPVTTDIQHSIKIYGLMLDALLSFNKKTLILFPNIDAGSKEMVRVMRKKGIEQHPNFRAVKHIPFEQFIQLVCHAGCMIGNSSCGVREAGAFGTPVINLGTRQTGRETGENVLHVRDADTHNKIFHALELQFGKRYPCSKIYGDGNAVARILKFIRTIDLDEPLQKTFCFPPVKDCISQDIDHILETQSALAIDLGGTNLRVAIVSMTGKIVKKNTQPNPKTIEARMQLILKMCADAMRDAVCLNCRILGVGVSTGGRVNPQEGVVVNSTKLIQEWSSVDLRTPISDALHLPVWVDNDGNCAALAERKFGQGKGVENFVTVITGTGIGGGIIHNNELVHGSTFCAAELGHIMVSLEGPECPCGSRGCIEAYSSGLALQKEAKRLHDEDLLKVEGMDMKITEQITAADLINAARLGNSKAQAVLHKASTALGVGMINILHIVNPTLVILSGILASYYEAPVQQVISERALDCAQSIKVIASDLEEPALLGAASMVLDYATRRTY
- the gne gene encoding bifunctional UDP-N-acetylglucosamine 2-epimerase/N-acetylmannosamine kinase isoform X3, producing MQRNREKMERRKTDEDNQCKRKLRVCVATCNRADYSKLAPIMFGLKSHPDEFDLEVVVLGSHLIDDYGNTFRMIEQDDFDIGSKLHTIVRGEDEAAMVESVGLALVKLPDVLQRLHPDILVVHGDRFDALALATAAALMNIRILHLEGGEVSGTIDDSIRHAISKLAHYHACCTRRAEQHLIAMCEDHSRILLAGCPSYDKLLSNNHRDDYMDIIKSWLGDKVQEGDYIVALQHPVTTDIQHSIKIYGLMLDALLSFNKKTLILFPNIDAGSKEMVRVMRKKGIEQHPNFRAVKHIPFEQFIQLVCHAGCMIGNSSCGVREAGAFGTPVINLGTRQTGRETGENVLHVRDADTHNKIFHALELQFGKRYPCSKIYGDGNAVARILKFIRTIDLDEPLQKTFCFPPVKDCISQDIDHILETQSALAIDLGGTNLRVAIVSMTGKIVKKNTQPNPKTIEARMQLILKMCADAMRDAVCLNCRILGVGVSTGGRVNPQEGVVVNSTKLIQEWSSVDLRTPISDALHLPVWVDNDGNCAALAERKFGQGKGVENFVTVITGTGIGGGIIHNNELVHGSTFCAAELGHIMVSLEGPECPCGSRGCIEAYSSGLALQKEAKRLHDEDLLKVEGMDMKITEQITAADLINAARLGNSKAQAVLHKASTALGVGMINILHIVNPTLVILSGILASYYEAPVQQVISERALDCAQSIKVIASDLEEPALLGAASMVLDYATRRTY
- the gne gene encoding bifunctional UDP-N-acetylglucosamine 2-epimerase/N-acetylmannosamine kinase isoform X1; the protein is MEKQTGPLRINPHLLNNRKAPELYYLRMQRNREKMERRKTDEDNQCKRKLRVCVATCNRADYSKLAPIMFGLKSHPDEFDLEVVVLGSHLIDDYGNTFRMIEQDDFDIGSKLHTIVRGEDEAAMVESVGLALVKLPDVLQRLHPDILVVHGDRFDALALATAAALMNIRILHLEGGEVSGTIDDSIRHAISKLAHYHACCTRRAEQHLIAMCEDHSRILLAGCPSYDKLLSNNHRDDYMDIIKSWLGDKVQEGDYIVALQHPVTTDIQHSIKIYGLMLDALLSFNKKTLILFPNIDAGSKEMVRVMRKKGIEQHPNFRAVKHIPFEQFIQLVCHAGCMIGNSSCGVREAGAFGTPVINLGTRQTGRETGENVLHVRDADTHNKIFHALELQFGKRYPCSKIYGDGNAVARILKFIRTIDLDEPLQKTFCFPPVKDCISQDIDHILETQSALAIDLGGTNLRVAIVSMTGKIVKKNTQPNPKTIEARMQLILKMCADAMRDAVCLNCRILGVGVSTGGRVNPQEGVVVNSTKLIQEWSSVDLRTPISDALHLPVWVDNDGNCAALAERKFGQGKGVENFVTVITGTGIGGGIIHNNELVHGSTFCAAELGHIMVSLEGPECPCGSRGCIEAYSSGLALQKEAKRLHDEDLLKVEGMDMKITEQITAADLINAARLGNSKAQAVLHKASTALGVGMINILHIVNPTLVILSGILASYYEAPVQQVISERALDCAQSIKVIASDLEEPALLGAASMVLDYATRRTY